AAAACTGGGTGCATGATAATTTTTGAGgaactaaaaatttaataaaaattaactaaagacaaaacttaaaattttatcattttatcggaactaaaaacatttttaacactaaaataaaatacatatacaATAAAGATTGATAATATAGTCAAAACTATGCAACGTCTTGCTTTAAAATTTAGGTAAAAGTACAATGTaccaaatattaatattattaatctATAAAATTTAGATAAAAGTACAATGTAccttaaatattaatatatattattaacttctataaatgtaaaaaaaaaatattttctaaatgtatttaataattttgtcaaaagaaTATGTATTCAATAATACTATTCAAAGTTATAATTGCATTTATAGTAggttaataatattaatattaaaaaagtcaaattaaCAAAGTGTAATCAATAATACTATTCAACGTTAAAATTTCATttatagtaaattaataatattaatattaaaaagtttCTTGACTCTTgaccaaaaattaattttttgattggaaattatattgaattgttttagttttatatttttgtagCATATTGAATAGTTTtagttaaatattaatatttagctaaaaagaatttctaaaaaaatcctttcttaattattaatttttaaaaagttactATTAATactttattataatattataatatttactACATGGTTTCTTGAGAGCACTATATAGCATAACCGAGTTCGCTTCAACCATcacacaaacaaaacaaaaatgtaagttgatttatattttatttatggtactccctccgtccaaaGTTATAAGTTGcttagggacggaggtagtaagAAGATAGCTAGAAACAATATATTTTCATTctggtttaatttatttttactggttttaatcatttttttcatgtgttgttttttcttcagatttatttacataaaaagTACCAATGGCTAACACATCCTCAACATTAGCGGAAAAAAAGAAGGTTTTGTTCATAATGGGTGCAACTGGAACTGGAAAAACTAAACTTTCCATCAATTTAGGTACTCAATTCCTCTCTCAAATCATCAACTCTGACAAAATTCAAGTCTACAAGGGTCTTGACATTGTCACTAACAAGGTACCAGAATCCGAACGTTGTTCGATTCCACATCACATGTTAGGCATTGTCGATGATCCTGATTATGACTTCACTGTGAATGATTTTTGCAAGCATGTGCTTGAAGCTCTAGATCTCATAATTGAAAATGGGCACCTACCTATTATTGTAGGAGGGTCAAATTCTTACCTACAAAAATTGGTTGATAGTGCATTTTGTTCAAAATATGATTGTTGTTTCATTTGGACCGATGTGTCTTTGCCtattttgtttcaatatttaGACAAAAGAGTTGATGAAATGGTTGAGGAAGGGTTGGTGGATGAGATTAGAGAATTTTTTGTGCCTGGAGCAAATTGTGAAGTGGGGATTAGAAGGGCTATTGGGGTTCCTGAGctcaattattattttgagatagaaaataaaaaagatattgaTAAGGCTCAGAAGGAAAATATACTACAAGAAGggattaaaaatatcaaacaaaacACTTGGAAATTGGCTGAAAATCAACTCTCCAAGATCCATAATATGGTTAATAATCTTGGATGGAAGATGAACAAAATTGATTCTACAAAAGTGTTTGATGCTCTTTTAAAGGGAGAAGAAGATTACAAACATTTGCATCAAGAGATTGTGGTTAAGCCATGCATTGAGATTGTCAAGACATTTCTAGAGGAGACAACTCAAGCATTTGgaaatacaaatataaaatattcaaatggTGTTTGAAATATGGgaacaaacaaaaattacatttcTTATTTGCAAAAAATAATTAGACAAGTTTTTGTACTAAAAGTTGCTGTCTCATTTCCCTGTGGGAAAATTTTGTAGGTGGGTTGATTTCTACCGATTTTGTTGTCTTGTTGCAATCAattatgcaaaaaataaattcaaattattaatatgtacttgcttttataatttttcatcttctaaggaatttttatttttcatcttatatatgaataatattatattttaaattcttCAAAACACTCTCTACTCTAGTGTCAATCAATTCAAGGTTCAAGCACACGACTATCTTATTGTACCCAAAacaaaagcttttttttttttaaagccaaaacaaaagcttataataatatataccttttaaatgaaaattaaaacaagTCACTTGATTAAAAATACAAGATACTAGATTTATAACTAGCTATTATTCCTCTTAATTTGTACTAGATTTTGTAATCGAAGGTGGGTGTtataacattgattttttttaatatagatgTAACGTAAGTAATTTATATCAATGTAATCCAATTATAGAGCTTGGTAATTGGCACTACGTACCATTTTGTACgggtttttatattttt
This genomic interval from Trifolium pratense cultivar HEN17-A07 linkage group LG6, ARS_RC_1.1, whole genome shotgun sequence contains the following:
- the LOC123892167 gene encoding adenylate isopentenyltransferase 7, mitochondrial-like; the encoded protein is MANTSSTLAEKKKVLFIMGATGTGKTKLSINLGTQFLSQIINSDKIQVYKGLDIVTNKVPESERCSIPHHMLGIVDDPDYDFTVNDFCKHVLEALDLIIENGHLPIIVGGSNSYLQKLVDSAFCSKYDCCFIWTDVSLPILFQYLDKRVDEMVEEGLVDEIREFFVPGANCEVGIRRAIGVPELNYYFEIENKKDIDKAQKENILQEGIKNIKQNTWKLAENQLSKIHNMVNNLGWKMNKIDSTKVFDALLKGEEDYKHLHQEIVVKPCIEIVKTFLEETTQAFGNTNIKYSNGV